A stretch of the Panicum virgatum strain AP13 chromosome 9N, P.virgatum_v5, whole genome shotgun sequence genome encodes the following:
- the LOC120687953 gene encoding probable E3 ubiquitin-protein ligase ARI2 encodes MGRGAEEASPPVSFSELEQEEDDDDCYLSDQEDDALEESVLQVLEDEHLEDCHWSSPSVITKESLLLAQREDLRKVIELLGLREHHARTLLIHYRWDVERIFELLDQKGRDRLFSEAGIPLQYANNAGPSSSTEVTCDVCYEDVPPSAASEMDCGHNYCNDCWTEYFILKINEGQSRRVRCMAPKCNAICDEAVIRKLVIARRPDLAERFERFLLESYIEDNDTVKWCPSIPHCGNAIRVKGDIYCEVECTCGCQFCFNCSLQAHSPCSCMMWELWIKKCRDESETVNWITVNTKPCPKCHKPVEKNGGCNLVACICGQAFCWLCGGATGRDHTWSSISGHSCGRFTDDQTKKTEQARRDLYRYMHYHNRYKAHTDSLKQEAKLKNDIQGKISISENKESKIKDYSWVINGLNRLFRSRRVLSYSYPFAFYMFGDEIFKDEMTPGERELKQNLFEDQQQQLEFNVERLSGFLEKDFQNFTDDEVIDTMKHVINLSNVVDRLCKQMYQCIENDLLYPLRTPHNIAPYKSKGLDRASELDISWDSAEQSSQSTKRSQDEHRSQHASTILGKRGLELHGSSSDNRVRPHKRDRPDANGGGALFDLNVPAEVVDKI; translated from the exons ATGGGTCGCGGTGCCGAGgaggcctcgccgccggttTCCTTCTCTGAATTGGAGCAGGAGGAAGACGATGACGACTGCTACCTTAGCGATCAGGAAGACGACGCCCTAGAAGAGTCCGTCCTCCAGGTCCTCGAGGACGAGCACCTCGAGGACTGCCATTGGTCCTCCCCATCC GTGATCACTAAGGAATCCCTCTTGTTGGCACAG AGAGAGGATCTCAGGAAGGTGATAGAGCTGCTAGGGTTGAGGGAGCATCACGCCCGGACGCTCCTCATCCACTACAGGTGGGACGTCGAGAGGATTTTCGAGCTTCTAGATCAAAAGGGCAGGGACAGGCTCTTCTCAGAGGCTGGTATTCCTCTCCAGTACGCCAATAATGCCGGCCCATCCTCCTCGACGGAGGTGACCTGCGATGTTTGTTACGAAGATGTGCCCCCCTCGGCTGCCTCCGAGATGGACTGTGGCCACAACTACTGCAACGATT GTTGGACTGAATATTTCATTTTGAAAATAAATGAGGGCCAGAGCCGGCGTGTCAGGTGCATGGCTCCAAAGTGCAATGCTATTTGTGATGAGGCAGTAATCCGGAAACTAGTCATTGCAAGGAGACCAGACCTTGCAGAACGCTTTGAAAGATTTTTGCTGGAATCATATATTGAGGATAATGATACGGTAAAGTGGTGCCCAAGCATACCACATTGTGGTAACGCTATACGTGTCAAAGGTGATATTTATTGTGAGGTGGAATGCACATGTGGATGCCAGTTTTGTTTTAATTGTTCCTTACAAGCACACTCACCGTGTTCCTGCATGATGTGGGAGCTCTGGATCAAGAAATGCCGTGATGAATCAGAAACAGTGAATTGGATAACAGTAAATACTAAACCTTGTCCCAAGTGTCACAAACCTGTGGAAAAGAATGGTGGCTGCAACCTGGTTGCATGTATTTGTGGACAAGCGTTCTG TTGGTTATGTGGTGGTGCTACTGGTAGAGATCATACATGGTCAAGTATTAGTGGCCACAGTTGTGGCCGGTTCACTGATGATCAGACTAAGAAGACAGAGCAAGCAAGGAGAGACCTCTATAGATATATGCACTACCACAACAGATACAAGGCTCACACTGACTCTCTTAAGCAGGAAGCAAAGCTGAAGAATGACATCCAGGGGAAGATATCCATTTCTGAAAATAAGGAGTCCAAGATAAAAGATTACTCCTGGGTGATAAATGGGTTAAACAGGTTATTCCGATCAAGGCGTGTTCTTTCGTATTCTTATCCATTTGCATTCTACATGTTTGGTGATGAGATTTTCAAGGATGAGATGACTCCTGGGGAAAGAGAACTGAAGCAAAACTTATTCGAGGATCAGCAGCAGCAACTAGAATTTAATGTTGAAAGACTGTCTGGTTTTCTTGAGAaggattttcaaaattttactgaTGATGAGGTTATTGATACAATGAAGCATGTCATCAATCTCTCCAATGTGGTAGATAGGCTCTGCAAGCAAAT GTATCAGTGCATTGAGAATGATTTGTTGTATCCTCTGCGCACACCTCACAACATTGCTCCATACAAATCCAAGGGTCTTGATAGGGCATCAGAGCTCGACATTAGCTGGGATTCAGCTGAACAAAGTTCGCAATCAACAAAACGTAGTCAGGATGAACACAGGAGCCAACATG CATCAACTATCCTAGGAAAGCGGGGTCTGGAGTTGCATGGCTCGAGTTCTGATAATAGGGTGCGCCCTCACAAGCGAGATAGGCCAGATGCCAATGGTGGTGGTGCACTTTTTGATCTCAATGTGCCAGCTGAAGTGGTGGACAAGATCTGA
- the LOC120692746 gene encoding TPD1 protein homolog 1B-like yields the protein MGRFQSAAAVVVVSLLLLFLATADGLGAPARKLQQRQPQDLLHFCEGDVEFIEDDEGPVPGDQSGLRTFQVEIVNKSVPDRVLSNVHVYCAGFDGVDLVVLPPSDFRRISEGECLVNDGGQLIPAQSVMFQYERHSRYPFRVTSAAC from the exons ATGGGGCGCTTCCAGAGCGCTGCTGCtgtggtggtcgtcagcctgCTCCTCCTGTTCCTTGCCACTGCTGATG GTTTGGGCGCCCCCGCGAGGAAGCTGCAGCAGCGTCAGCCACAGGATCTGCTCCACTTCTGCGAAGGCGACGTGGAATTTATTGAGGACGATGAGGGTCCTGTGCCTGGAGATCAGTCCGGCCTCCGGACCTTCCAAGTGGAGATCGTCAACAAATCGGTCCCCGACCGCGTGCTGTCCAACGTCCACGTCTACTGCGCCGGGTTCGACGGCGTCGACCTGGTCGTCCTCCCCCCCAGCGACTTCAGGCGCATCAGCGAGGGAGAGTGCCTTGTGAACGACGGGGGCCAGTTGATCCCGGCCCAGTCCgtcatgttccagtacgaacgCCACTCCCGGTACCCATTCAGGGTCACCTCGGCCGCCTGCTAA
- the LOC120693323 gene encoding non-symbiotic hemoglobin-like — protein MALADGNGAAIFGEEQEALVLKSWALMKKDSADLGLRFFLKIFEIAPSAKQMFSFLRDSDVPLEKNPKLKTHAMSVFVMTCEAAAQLRKAGKVTVRETTLKRLGATHFKYGVADGHFEVTRFALLETIKEALPADMWSLEMKNAWSEAYNQLVAAIKQEMKPAA, from the exons ATGGCGCTCGCTGACGGGAACGGCGCGGCCATCTTCGGCGAGGAGCAGGAGGCGCTGGTGCTCAAGTCGTGGGCCCTCATGAAGAAGGACTCGGCCGACCTCGGCCTCCGCTTCTTCCTCAA GATCTTCGAGATCGCGCCGTCGGCGAAGCAGATGTTCTCGTTCCTGCGCGACTCCGACGTGCCGCTGGAGAAGAACCCCAAGCTCAAGACCCACGCCATGTCCGTCTTCGTCATG ACCTGCGAGGCGGCAGCGCAGCTACGGAAGGCCGGGAAGGTCACCGTCAGGGAGACGACGCTCAAGCGGCTGGGCGCAACGCACTTCAAGTACGGCGTCGCCGACGGCCACTTCGAG GTGACAAGGTTCGCGCTGCTGGAGACGATAAAGGAGGCGCTTCCCGCCGACATGTGGAGCCTGGAGATGAAGAACGCCTGGAGCGAGGCTTACAACCAGCTCGTGGCGGCCATCAAGCAGGAGATGAAGCCTGCTGCATGA
- the LOC120687952 gene encoding uncharacterized protein LOC120687952, whose translation MSHGRSKSDSVRMDSVDSSSPRCLAQEQQDAGELKDQNSTSKMPSCPAELPCSLKREVQVLEKRLNDQFVMRRALEKALGYKPCSILSSNESCIPKPTEELIKEIAVLELEVICLEQHLLTLYRKAFEQQLCPVNSSCDMENDRQPARSFSGILSEASELDFSTPRKHQLVQSSRMVLARKSTPATTTSTSETNHEKTNIGRSHSSLLHRSVRVSPSANNLARALKPCHTSPLSFVEEGKCMDSGIVSLADILGTRVADHVPQTPNKISEDMIKCIAAIYIRLRDVPTVQHAFFPSPCSSFSSASGLSSKYTADIWSPRCRKESFIEAWQENAVGKGESRELGLQYDSVVEVSALCKGEQRSADVKDMLRKYMSLVQLLETADLSGMKHEEKLAFWINVHNAMMMHAHIEYGIPQSNSKRILLTKVSYNISGQRVNAELIEYQILCCRSHSSGQWLRLLLYPKWKSRDKDELQGFAVDRPESLVHFALSSGSYSDPVVRLYSPKSLFRQLEAAKEEYIRANVGVRGRGQHKIILPKALELYARDAGLGAPEVVAAVKCHLPEGLRGAVRRSQQAGRARGGFPGVEWKPHNLAFRYLLAKELVGGGGGSPACGRQLEKGGALRADP comes from the exons ATGTCTCACGGCCGCTCCAAGAG TGATTCTGTCAGAATGGATAGTGTGGATTCTTCTTCCCCGAGGTGCCTTGCTCAGGAACAGCAG GATGCCGGGGAACTGAAGGATCAGAACAGCACCAGTAAGATGCCGTCCTGTCCAGCTGAGCTTCCATGCTCATTGAAACGAGAG GTTCAAGTCCTTGAGAAGCGACTAAATGATCAATTTGTCATGCGCCGGGCTCTTGAGAAAGCACTAGGTTACAAGCCTTGTTCTATTCTTTCATCAAATGAGAGCTGCATTCCAAAG CCTACGGAGGAGCTAATAAAGGAGATAGCAGTACTAGAGCTAGAGGTCATATGCTTGGAGCAACATCTCCTGACCCTCTACCGAAAGGCCTTTGAACAACAACTTTGCCCTGTGAATTCTTCTTGTGACATGGAAAATGACAGGCAACCGGCAAGGTCTTTTTCAGGTATACTATCAGAAGCTTCAGAGCTAGACTTCTCAACCCCAAGGAAGCATCAACTGGTGCAGTCAAGCCGAATGGTCCTGGCACGCAAGTCGACACCTGCAACTACAACTTCTACAAGTGAAACTAACCATGAAAAGACCAATATTGGACGAAGCCATTCCTCACTTCTGCACCGTTCTGTTAGGGTATCTCCTTCAGCGAACAATCTTGCTAGAGCTCTGAAACCATGCCATACCTCGCCTCTATCTTTTGTTGAG GAAGGGAAGTGCATGGATTCTGGTATAGTGAGTTTGGCAGATATATTGGGGACCAGGGTTGCAGATCATGTTCCTCAGACGCCTAACAAGATATCCGAGGACATGATTAAATGCATTGCTGCTATATACATACGGCTGAGAGACGTACCCACAGTGCAACATGCCTTCTTCCCCTCACCGTGCTCATCCTTTTCATCGGCCAGTGGATTATCTTCGAAATATACTGCAGATATATGGAGCCCCAGGTGCAGAAAAGAGAGCTTCATTGAGGCATGGCAGGAGAACGCAGTAGGCAAAGGTGAATCAAGGGAGTTGGGTCTACAATATGATTCTGTGGTTGAGGTTTCTGCTCTTTGCAAGGGTGAGCAGAGGTCTGCTGATGTTAAAGATATGCTACGCAAATATAT GTCACTTGTACAGCTGCTAGAAACTGCTGATCTCAGTGGGATGAAACATGAAGAGAAGCTTGCTTTCTGGATCAATGTGCACAATGCTATGATGATGCAT GCCCATATCGAATACGGGATTCCACAGAGTAACAGTAAGAGGATTCTGCTAACCAAG GTATCCTACAACATTAGTGGCCAAAGAGTGAACGCCGAGCTGATAGAGTACCAGATCTTGTGCTGCCGATCACACTCTTCCGGACAG TGGCTTAGGCTGCTGCTCTACCCGAAATGGAAGTCCAGGGACAAGGACGAGCTGCAAGGCTTCGCCGTGGACCGGCCGGAGTCGCTGGTCCACTTCGCACTCTCCTCCGGCAGCTACTCGGACCCAGTG GTGCGGCTGTACAGCCCCAAGAGCTTGTTCCGGCAGCTGGAGGCGGCGAAGGAGGAGTACATCCGCGCCAACGTGGGCGTCCGCGGGCGCGGGCAGCACAAGATCATCCTCCCCAAGGCCCTGGAGCTGTACGCGCGGGACGCCGGGCTGGGCGCGCCGGAGGTGGTGGCCGCGGTCAAGTGCCACCTTCCCGAGGGCCTCCGGGGCGCCGTGCGCCGGAGCCAGCAGGCcgggcgggcgcgcggcggcttCCCCGGCGTGGAGTGGAAGCCCCACAACCTGGCGTTCAGGTACCTGCTGGCCAAGGagctggtcggcggcggcggcgggtccccCGCGTGCGGGCGGCAGCTCGAGAAAGGCGGCGCGCTGCGTGCGGATCCGTGA